A single genomic interval of Oreochromis aureus strain Israel breed Guangdong linkage group 12, ZZ_aureus, whole genome shotgun sequence harbors:
- the zgc:112294 gene encoding transmembrane protein 17A, which translates to MPVFYSPVPENLPLGLVYMGGSVFTNNRTADSDFTREQEDASVVNELVSHLPLQMLLYFNMFYFPCWWFSAVFMLEVKFYYLPGYYQALLITGMILLTVIEVVRLYLGYTGNLKEKVPELAAFWLLSFMFQLPVLLFFLTDEGIVILPLERAVHSLYLLFLLAQILASFLALRTMTRKLTLLFHLRQLGKVESFHHTGMSPVYGLSYHRSVLPMSATQDIYN; encoded by the exons ATGCCTGTGTTTTACTCGCCTGTTCCCGAAAACCTGCCGCTGGGTCTGGTGTATATGGGAGGCTCTGTGTTCACAAACAACAGGACAGCAGACAGTGACTTCACCAGGGAGCAAGAGGATGCATCTG TGGTCAACGAGCTGGTTTCTCACCTCCCCCTTCAAATGCTCCTGTATttcaatatgttttattttcccTGTTGGTGGTTTTCAGCTGTGTTCATGCTAGAAGTAAAG TTCTACTATCTTCCTGGGTACTATCAGGCTCTGCTCATTACTGGGATGATCCTACTTACAGTCATCGAAGTGGTTCGACTTTATCTGGGCTACACTGGCAACCTCAAAGAAAAG GTGCCAGAGCTGGCAGCCTTCTGGCTCCTGTCTTTCATGTTCCAGCTGCCAGTGCTGCTGTTCTTCCTGACCGATGAAGGAATTGTCATCCTGCCTCTGGAGAGAGCTGTCCACTCCCTCtatctcctcttcctgctcGCCCAGATCCTGGCCTCCTTCTTGGCACTTAGAACCATGACCCGAAAGCTCACCCTGCTCTTCCATCTGCGCCAGCTTGGCAAGGTGGAGAGCTTCCACCACACAGGGATGAGCCCAGTGTATGGGCTTTCTTATCACCGCAGTGTGCTGCCAATGTCAGCCACCCAGGATATCTacaattaa